ATGCCGATTTAAGCTGTGCTAATTTGTTTTTGGCGTTGCTCAGTGGCTCGAATTTGACCTTGGCCAATCTGAGTAGCGCCTATTTATTTAATATTAGTCTTGCCCATGCCGATTTAAGTGGGGCAAATTTGATTTTTGCTAATTTAGTGCAAGCCGATCTAAATGGGGCCTGTTTACTTCAGGCATCTTTAGCGCAGGCAAATTTAAGTGGGTCGAATTTGAGTGGGGCAGATTTAAGTCGGGCCAATGTCAGTGGGGCCAATTTAATTAAAGCGGATTTAAGTGACGCAAATTTACATCAGACGAATTTAGGGCGCTCTAATGCCGCTTATGCTATTTTTCGGGGTTCAGATTTGAGTGAAACCAATTTTACTGATACCCATTTAGTTCATGCGGAAGGATTAGATCGATCCTTCCATGAACCGGCCCGATCGCCTTATCAGTGGCAAGGGTTAGATTTTGCTTCCCAAGCCGAATTAGACATTGCCCAAGCCTTGCACCAACAAAATATCTTGTTTTATCCCCATGTGCGAACGATTTTAGCAGGACAACTTGAGCGTAATCCTTATTTTTTGGTGATTGATAGCGGTAAATGTGGGGTTTTACAAATTGAAGAGGACTCTTGCTATCTCGATCTCAAGCGCGATCGCCTGTTAAATCAATATGGCATCGTCCTCATTGACTCCTATGCGATCGAACAATGCCAAAATAACCCCCAAAAAGTTGTCCAAGAATTTCTCCATCGTCTGCGTAGCTTAGAGTAACGCCTTTAGGCTTATTGGGATTAAGTCTATTGTAGTGACCCAAATTCAGAGGTATGATTGACGTTTCAATCCGCTTTTTAATCCAAATTTAACCCATGAAACGCCGTAAACTCTTAGCCTATACCTCCACAGGAGCAGCCACCACCTTAGCCCTAGCGGCCTGTAGCGCCCAAACCAGCACCTCACAAAACACTAGCACCCGTCCTACCAACAGTGCCCTCCCCAATATCCGTTGGA
This portion of the Roseofilum capinflatum BLCC-M114 genome encodes:
- a CDS encoding pentapeptide repeat-containing protein, whose translation is MDKPTLLDLYQGGQRDFRGLDLAGIDLSYTDLSGIDLSQCNLARANLFHVNFSHANLSHSNLTHADLSCANLFLALLSGSNLTLANLSSAYLFNISLAHADLSGANLIFANLVQADLNGACLLQASLAQANLSGSNLSGADLSRANVSGANLIKADLSDANLHQTNLGRSNAAYAIFRGSDLSETNFTDTHLVHAEGLDRSFHEPARSPYQWQGLDFASQAELDIAQALHQQNILFYPHVRTILAGQLERNPYFLVIDSGKCGVLQIEEDSCYLDLKRDRLLNQYGIVLIDSYAIEQCQNNPQKVVQEFLHRLRSLE